One region of Brassica napus cultivar Da-Ae chromosome A10, Da-Ae, whole genome shotgun sequence genomic DNA includes:
- the LOC125578964 gene encoding uncharacterized protein LOC125578964, with protein MADKLHVAIRSMSLEDDDPIILPDEPKFHLFDENALSIIGRLLNPDAQNMARMIDFMPQAWRLYDRVRGIALSRDRFQFVFKREEDLITVLKDRPWSYNHWTMILERWTPSPPRDFLSKFEVWIRIRNIPINHYTIDTMYMLAKKVGAVIEIAYDPKRSQKTEYIRAKVMFSATDPAFEVKNLNLPSGDVVVIEYEYEKIHKRCYGCRRLTHEKSACPYSKQRLQRHVQKPLEKNIQEQTDIVPTTNRLEGPPGFPPLFPELPPEDRAMAMQYISHSNDTERRARILRVQQSIELEKSNPPAVLTKISHNLEKEKGHVFGYGVSESASGETRMVAHALTAPAGERIHSSSEVQLSGESISPAPAPKRPAVFTIGVSGSSQTGSSRGRRNGRNRPPAWVRHIRPAKNAQSKSTPVHEQSDEGAPSSKRKAEGVQIEKGNKTSKTKEDTVASILRLLPSQ; from the coding sequence ATGGCTGACAAACTTCATGTGGCTATCCGTTCTATGTCGCTTGAGGATGACGATCCGATCATTCTCCCCGATGAACCCAAGTTTCATCTATTTGATGAAAATGCTCTCAGCATTATTGGCCGTCTTCTGAATCCTGATGCTCAAAACATGGCAAGAATGATCGACTTTATGCCTCAAGCATGGCGTCTGTATGACAGAGTCAGAGGTATTGCGCTGTCCAGAGACCGGTTCCAGTTTGTCTTCAAGCGTGAAGAAGATCTGATTACTGTCCTAAAGGACAGACCTTGGTCTTACAATCATTGGACCATGATCTTAGAGCGTTGGACTCCTTCTCCACCTAGAGACTTCCTTTCCAAGTTTGAGGTTTGGATCCGAATCAGAAACATCCCTATCAACCACTACACTATTGATACCATGTATATGCTGGCGAAAAAAGTGGGGGCAGTGATTGAGATCGCTTATGACCCCAAGAGATCTCAGAAAACAGAGTATATACGAGCTAAGGTCATGTTCTCCGCAACTGATCCTGCCTTTGAAGTGAAGAACCTAAACCTTCCTTCGGGGGATGTTGTGGTGATTGAATATGAATACGAAAAAATTCATAAGAGGTGCTATGGTTGTCGTCGTTTGACACATGAGAAGTCGGCATGTCCTTATTCTAAACAACGTCTTCAAAGGCATGTGCAGAAACCTTTGGAAAAGAACATTCAGGAGCAAACTGATATAGTTCCTACTACAAACCGCTTAGAAGGTCCCCCGGGTTTCCCTCCTCTGTTTCCTGAGCTACCTCCAGAAGACAGAGCTATGGCGATGCAATATATTTCTCATTCCAATGATACGGAGCGCCGTGCACGCATTCTACGCGTTCAACAATCTATTGAGCTGGAGAAGTCTAACCCTCCTGCGGTTTTGACTAAAATCTCTCATAATTTGGAAAAAGAGAAAGGTCATGTCTTTGGGTATGGCGTGTCTGAGTCTGCCTCTGGTGAGACGAGGATGGTGGCTCACGCGTTGACAGCTCCTGCTGGTGAACGTATTCATAGCTCCTCTGAGGTGCAATTATCTGGTGAAAGCATAAGTCCTGCTCCTGCACCAAAACGTCCGGCAGTCTTTACTATAGGAGTCTCAGGGTCTTCTCAAACCGGGTCATCGAGGGGTAGGAGAAATGGAAGGAACCGGCCTCCAGCTTGGGTAAGACATATAAGACCAGCGAAGAATGCGCAGTCCAAGTCCACACCGGTTCATGAGCAGTCAGATGAAGGGGCGCCTTCCTCCAAAAGGAAAGCAGAGGGAGTTCAGATTGAGAAGGGAAACAAGACATCTAAAACCAAAGAAGATACGGTGGCCTCCATTTTGAGGCTGCTGCCATCCCAATGA
- the LOC106402814 gene encoding polyadenylate-binding protein 1-like isoform X1, which produces MTLSDEQEHEVYGGDIPEEEEGEMETDEYEEYVGEEGAAGGGDEELEPGSASRDLEDMKKRIKEIEEEAGALREMQAKAEKDMGAGQDPSNAISSAEKEEVDSRSIYVGNVDYACTPEEVQQHFQSCGTVNRVTILTDKFGQPKGFAYVEFVEADAVQNSLILNESELHGRQIKVSAKRTNVPGMRQFRGRRPFRPMRGFMPAPMYYPPYAYGRVPRFRRPMRYRPY; this is translated from the exons ATGACGCTAAGCGATGAGCAAGAGCACGAGGTGTACGGTGGAGATAtcccggaggaggaggaaggagaGATGGAAACAGACGAGTACGAGGAATACGTCGGAGAAGAAGGCGCTGCAGGCGGAGGAGATGAGGAGCTTGAACCAGGCTCTGCCTCTAGG GATTTAGAGGACATGAAGAAACGAATCAAGGAGATCGAGGAAGAAGCTGGAGCTTTGCGTGAAATGCAAGCCAAAGCTGAGAAAGATATGGGTGCTGGCCAAG ATCCATCAAATGCTATTAGTTCGGCTGAGAAGGAAGAAGTGGATTCCCGCTCAATATATGTTGGCAAT GTGGACTATGCTTGCACTCCAGAGGAAGTCCAGCAGCATTTTCAGTCATGTGGAACAGTCAACAGGGTTACGATTCTGACAGATAAGTTTGGCCAACCCAAAGGTTTTGCCTATGTCGAATTTGTGGAAGCAGATGCCGTTCAGAATTCACTTATATTGAACGAGTCAGAACTGCATGGTCGTCAGATTAAG GTATCCGCAAAGAGAACTAACGTCCCTGGAATGAGACAGTTCCGAGGAAGGCGGCCTTTTAGACCCATGAGGGGATTCATGCCCGCCCCTATGTATTATCCTCCATATGCGTATGG GAGAGTTCCTAGGTTCAGACGGCCAATGCGCTACAGACCATACTGA
- the LOC106406416 gene encoding zinc finger transcription factor YY1 has product MEQYPYQNPFERRPILKSKAPAVKWVKEWVPQDIVATGGKCFLRKWVTEETVRRLKETEKESTTDVPDPEPEPTSEILFLCSYEGCGKMFFDVSALRKHSHIHGERQYVCDYPGCDKKFLDSSKLKRHWLIHTGARDFVCTYEGCGKAFSLDFNLRSHMKTHSQENYHICPYSGCGKRYAHEYKLKNHVAAYHEKNAAGETPKYTPPAEKVSRTPKTPATVYGSASSERPYACPYEGCEKAYIHEYKLKLHLKREHPGHLTEENAENPTPNKHELEEGSDQDFYRKHASNGKSQTHIKQQSRAKPNMRTPPAKAGKKGSTSSPAKARMVKKPWQVKETYEGEREEEEEDSEETEEDRENVDDGWRFGGNNEEDDDEETEDED; this is encoded by the exons ATGGAGCAGTATCCTTATCAAAATCCCTTCGAAAGACGCCCAATCCTCAAATCCAAGGCTCCTGCTGTTAAGTGGGTCAAGGAGTG GGTTCCACAAGATATTGTTGCTACAGGTGGAAAGTGTTTTCTTCGCAAATGGGTCACAG AGGAAACGGTGAGGAGACtgaaagaaacagagaaagagTCTACCACAGATGTCCCAGACCCTGAGCCCGAACCCACTTCTGAGATTTTATTTCTCTGCAGTTACGAGGGTTGTGGGAAGATGTTCTTTGATGTTAGTGCCTTGCGGAAGCATTCCCACATCCATGGTGAAAGGCAGTATGTTTGTGATTACCCTGGATGCGACAAG AAATTTCTGGATAGTTCCAAGCTGAAGAGACACTGGCTCATTCATACTGGAGCTAGGGACTTTGTTTGCACTTATGAAGGCTGTGGCAAG GCATTCTCCTTGGATTTTAACCTCAGATCTCACATGAAGACGCATTCACAAGAAAACTATCACATCTGTCCCTACTCCGGGTGTGGAAAAAGATATGCTCATGAATACAAGCTTAAGAACCATGTTGCTGCCTACCATGAAAAG AATGCTGCTGGAGAGACGCCTAAATACACGCCACCGGCAGAGAAAGTATCAAGGACTCCCAAAACACCTGCAACGGTTTATGGCTCAGCATCTTCGGAACGGCCGTATGCATGCCCTTACGAAGGGTGTGAGAAGGCTTACATACATGAGTACAAGCTTAAACTCCACTTGAAGAGAGAGCATCCAGGGCATTTAACAGAAGAGAACGCAGAGAACCCCACACCGAACAAGCACGAGctggaagaaggcagtgaccaAGATTTTTACAGGAAGCACGCTAGCAACGGGAAAAGCCAGACGCATATTAAACAACAGAGCAGAGCTAAGCCAAACATGAGGACACCACCAGCCAAAGCTGGAAAGAAAGGCTCAACCTCTTCACCGGCCAAAGCAAGGATGGTCAAAAAACCATGGCAGGTAAAAGAAACGTatgaaggagaaagagaagaagaggaagaagatagtGAGGAGACGGAGGAAGATAGAGAGAACGTGGATGATGGCTGGAGGTTTGGGGGAAACAatgaagaggatgatgatgaagagacCGAGGATGAAGACTAA
- the LOC106402814 gene encoding polyadenylate-binding protein 1-like isoform X2 yields MTLSDEQEHEVYGGDIPEEEEGEMETDEYEEYVGEEGAAGGGDEELEPGSASRDLEDMKKRIKEIEEEAGALREMQAKAEKDMGAGQDPSNAISSAEKEEVDSRSIYVGNVDYACTPEEVQQHFQSCGTVNRVTILTDKFGQPKGFAYVEFVEADAVQNSLILNESELHGRQIKVSAKRTNVPGMRQFRGRRPFRPMRGFMPAPMYYPPYARVPRFRRPMRYRPY; encoded by the exons ATGACGCTAAGCGATGAGCAAGAGCACGAGGTGTACGGTGGAGATAtcccggaggaggaggaaggagaGATGGAAACAGACGAGTACGAGGAATACGTCGGAGAAGAAGGCGCTGCAGGCGGAGGAGATGAGGAGCTTGAACCAGGCTCTGCCTCTAGG GATTTAGAGGACATGAAGAAACGAATCAAGGAGATCGAGGAAGAAGCTGGAGCTTTGCGTGAAATGCAAGCCAAAGCTGAGAAAGATATGGGTGCTGGCCAAG ATCCATCAAATGCTATTAGTTCGGCTGAGAAGGAAGAAGTGGATTCCCGCTCAATATATGTTGGCAAT GTGGACTATGCTTGCACTCCAGAGGAAGTCCAGCAGCATTTTCAGTCATGTGGAACAGTCAACAGGGTTACGATTCTGACAGATAAGTTTGGCCAACCCAAAGGTTTTGCCTATGTCGAATTTGTGGAAGCAGATGCCGTTCAGAATTCACTTATATTGAACGAGTCAGAACTGCATGGTCGTCAGATTAAG GTATCCGCAAAGAGAACTAACGTCCCTGGAATGAGACAGTTCCGAGGAAGGCGGCCTTTTAGACCCATGAGGGGATTCATGCCCGCCCCTATGTATTATCCTCCATATGC GAGAGTTCCTAGGTTCAGACGGCCAATGCGCTACAGACCATACTGA